CACCGAGGTAGACCTGCTTGGGCAGCTCCGGTGCATTCAGCCGCGGGGACTTCTGCTGCGCGACCATCAGCATCTTCCAGATTACTGCGGTCGCCCGGGCCACTTGGTTGTACCGCTTCGCCGCATCCGTGCGCAGCCGGAGGGCCGCCAGGGGACTTTCCACGATGTTCGTCGTCCGCAGGTGCACCCAGTGCTCCCGGGGGAACTGATAGAACGTCACCATCCGCTCCCAGTCCCGGGTCAGCGTCTCCGCCGCCGCGGGGGAGCCCCGCTTGTGGCACCATTCCTCGAACCGGGCCCGGTGTCGCTCCGCCTCGCTGCGCGTCTGGGCATAGGCGATGGCGCCGAGCATGGGGCGCGCCGCCGC
This is a stretch of genomic DNA from Armatimonadota bacterium. It encodes these proteins:
- a CDS encoding transposase, with product AAARPMLGAIAYAQTRSEAERHRARFEEWCHKRGSPAAAETLTRDWERMVTFYQFPREHWVHLRTTNIVESPLAALRLRTDAAKRYNQVARATAVIWKMLMVAQQKSPRLNAPELPKQVYLGVEYEDGMEITRKEVAPRSHLHTY